In Haliotis asinina isolate JCU_RB_2024 chromosome 11, JCU_Hal_asi_v2, whole genome shotgun sequence, the genomic stretch CGCAAACTTGGTATGCTTATTTACCATGCTCTTGAACATTGCGATTGTATGCCAAAAGTATTATCACATTTTGTACTTCTCAAGTACTACAGCTTACATTCGCAAACTTGGTATGTGTATTCACCATGCTTTTGAACATTGTGAATGTAGGCCAAAAGTATTATCACATTTTGTACTTCTCAAGTACTACAGCTTACATTCGCAAACTTGGTATGTGTATTCACCATGCTTTTGAACATTGTGAATGTATGCCAAAAGCATTATCACATTTTGTACTTCTCCAGAAATACAGCTTACATTCGCAAACTTGGTATGTGTATTCACCATGCTTTTGAACATTGTGATTGTAGGCCAAAAGTATTATCACATTTTGTACTTCTCCAGAAATACAGCTTACATTCGCAAACTTGGTATGTGTATTCACCATGCTTTTGAACATTGTGCTTGTAGGCCAAAATTGTTATCAACGTTTGTACTTTAGAACTGTGGCCTCTTCAGTTCTAAAGTAAAGAGAGATTGAGAttacataaaataatatatGATGGTCGGGATAGAGTCTTAGAATGCATTACATTGCGTTCATCAGCATGTGACATAGACGGTGCGGCCGTTGAGCGGTTGGGATGGTCTGACATTTGTATCAACGTAGAGAGGTTCGCCGTCAGTGGCTGGGAGATCCTTCAGCACGCGAAGCTTAAAAGAAACAACAGAGTCACCTTTGACGGTAAAGATAATGATCAACGGAGAATCTAAACTTTCACAAAAGTTGATTTTATTGATTCGTTTCAGTGACAGGTAGAGTTCATTTGCCTTTTAAACTTTCCAGTTGCACCATAATTACAATGGAACAAGGTTGTAAGCTGGTAATACCAGGACGGTTGACTGAATCACATGGCACACTGGAGGTGAGGACCGTCATCCAACCATCCTTGCCCACAATTGCTGACATGTCGTTCACTCATAGGTTACAGAATGTTTCGTGAGTCGTAAACgcattttaaatatatcttATTCTGTGTGATGCGTTAAAAAGCAAGCACATTTAAATAAATCTTACTCTGTCTGCTGTGGTGGTGATAGGGTCTTTCATAATAACCTATCGGACAGACTCCGAAAATGGCGGGGTGGTAAGCGAGCCCTTGTACGTGTAGTAATCGCCATCACGAAGCAGCTCACGCGGGTCCAGACTCACTATCTCATGTTTATCTACACCATGACAACAGAGATACATCTCAGTACTGAAGGAGATAAATCTAGGCGATCAGTCATTGATTTTTCGTCATACATTCTACCCTGGTTGATACGCCGACATTTGTGTTTGATGATTTGGACATGGAACCAGGTTGCCTTACAAGTAGGGACGTCATACTCGCCAGAATcattaagaaaaacaaaaattacACGTACATTTGATAAAAGTCAGAATACTAAAGAAAATTAATCAGTTAGTCGTGTCACTCTGTCACTATTCATGGATACAAACAATTACACATCATGCAACTTCAATTTTCCATTGATGCTTAGACGCCGTTAATTTGTCATACCATTGTTTCATTAACATAGGCTGCATATTGCAGCCCACCGTAACACACACCACAAACCATTATCATTTATCATTAGACTTAACGCGATTTCACACAGAAGAAACCTTGTAGCATGCACCTACCGCCTTTCTGAGCGGACACCCCATCAACATATCTGTTGAAAGCATTGTTCTCCGACTTCCCTCTTACCTGCGGGAAGAATAGAGGAGTCAGTCTGGGTCACGATAGTTCCCCTTCTACGATTActgttacatgtatattaatAGCATTTGGATAAGAATCTTGCTTACGGGATTTGAGAAATATCGGTCCTGCCTGAATATTGAAGAAAGCAATGATGTCTAAATTTCCAGTGTAACGctaatcaatatatatatatacatatataatacaACTATAACATACACGGGAGTGTTTAAGCAATGCAACAGTAGCACAAGACATACAGATGGAAGTTTGGAACATCTGTTTTGCTTGAGTACTAGAGCCATGTCATACAATCCGATCGTTtacactgaaaaacaaaatagaaaaagCCCAAAGATTTCATACATTACAAGTATCCTATGATCTGATTTCTTTCTTCCACTGCACTTAAAAAGTCTGTTTCTTCGTTGCCCTCCATGTAGTTTTCACTTAAGGTAGAAGCCTGGGTAAATCATTCAATCAACAGACAAATTTCAAATATCAAACTTGCACGAGAGATTAggagtgtaagtgagtgagtttagttttacgccgcattcagcaatgttccagctatatagcggcgatctgtaaataatcgagtctggaccagacaatccagtgatcaacatgatcatcgatctgcacaattgggaaccgatgacatgtgtcaaccaagtcagcgagcctgatcacccgatcccgttagtcgcctcttacgttttttccgccttttatggtaagcatgggttgctgagggcttATTCGATCCCAGACCTTCAGGGGTCAGAGAGACTAGGAGGAGAGCATGTGAAGTCACGGAATTATTCCATCCAGTATTGACAGATGTTTATCTGTACCATATGTTCCGTTTAGTCTGTGCGCATGAGCTGAATCCTCTTACCCTCAGGAACACTCCAATAACAACCACACCATCTGCCTTGTCAATGGCTCCCGGAATACTCCCATACTCCTTCTTGTAGTGAGACAGGTGCAGCTATAACAACGTAAACATATGGAAATTACATCGGACATTAATATGCAATGATGGGCCAGGTGACGAAACATGTGTTAGCACAACAGAACAGTTTCTTTACTGTGGAGCACAGTATGAATTGGGAAAAACAGTGCAATCAGACACTGACAATCAAGCATGTGCAAGTCTGTCGTTGGCTATTAGAACAGGTCTCAGCCATCAATATCTCTCGTATAACTATGAAGAATAGGTTTCAAACACTGATGCAGAGAAAGCGAACCAAGGCATAAGTGTTGTACCAGACGATTTGTGCAAAACACCTGTTGTAATTAAATGGGAAATTGTTAGTTTTCctattttgtaaatgtattaaATTGCTACATTTTAACTCTTGTACATATTGGTTAATGGACAATAAACGAAATGTCTTGCCCCTACCACTCCAGCGTGATGCCTGCCGTTGACGAGATGTTCCGAGGGAGAATGGAAGTGCATTGAGGCCAGGACATACTCGCCGTTAGTGAAAGGGAAGTCCTTCGTCACGAGGCGATCTTGTTTGAAGAAGGCGAGAGTCGCGCCATGGCCTGAAGTCATAGGAGTATTATTCGGGTCGGATTCCCGTTCTGGAATCTCATTTTATTGCAAAACAGAAATTTGTTTACAACTTAAATGGAGATGTGCCTGAGCCCATCTTACATCATCCCACTAACAATATGACTGGAATTCTTATTACCATTTATCCTTATCCTGCCTCTTAATTGTCTTCGACGCTTGAATTCGTACTGTATGGCCCCTAGCTTGGCACATTTTGTGTCCTGTGTCTCGATGTTGATGGGAGACTGTTTTGACCCGTTACAGCA encodes the following:
- the LOC137256562 gene encoding carbonic anhydrase 2-like, whose amino-acid sequence is MLIPIAVVVVATNVYVAAERALCPVSLHKVHFNYHFGSMHDPFHWYELDKNTHCCNGSKQSPINIETQDTKCAKLGAIQYEFKRRRQLRGRIRINGHGATLAFFKQDRLVTKDFPFTNGEYVLASMHFHSPSEHLVNGRHHAGVLHLSHYKKEYGSIPGAIDKADGVVVIGVFLRVRGKSENNAFNRYVDGVSAQKGDKHEIVSLDPRELLRDGDYYTYKGSLTTPPFSESVR